One window from the genome of Microbacterium sulfonylureivorans encodes:
- a CDS encoding glycoside hydrolase family 3 N-terminal domain-containing protein produces the protein MRAGVRVTAVGVMVAGTLAFGLPNGSWADAAPSPNVTGSVRIVPATASDLEQSAVRRVEAMSTREAAASVVMGHIPTTEPAALESYMESTGIGGFILMGANIPADERGLRAVTAALTTDPDLPPVIAVDQEGGDVSRLTWDAFPSAIELKSAPPAEAQDAFAGRAGLVQRAGIGVNFGIVADETADPSSFIYRRALGTSPTGAAERVAAAVAGEHTAALSTLKHFPGHGAAPGDSHASIPSTAMTKEQWSAADGIPFQSGIDAGAPLLMFGHLAYTAVDAKPASLSPEWHRIARQEMGFEGVAVTDDLGMLEASGVPAYADPVANAVEAIVAGNDLVLAVMYTTADSAPRIVDGIAAAVESGVLPEERLREAATRVMALRLGQAAAGRGLVPCGDCVPVE, from the coding sequence GTGAGAGCCGGAGTGCGAGTGACCGCTGTGGGGGTCATGGTCGCCGGGACGCTGGCGTTCGGGCTTCCGAACGGATCGTGGGCGGATGCCGCGCCCTCGCCGAACGTGACGGGATCCGTGCGGATCGTGCCCGCCACCGCATCCGACCTCGAGCAGTCCGCTGTCCGCCGCGTCGAGGCGATGTCGACGAGGGAGGCCGCCGCGTCCGTGGTGATGGGGCACATCCCGACCACCGAGCCCGCGGCGCTCGAGTCCTACATGGAGTCCACCGGAATCGGCGGGTTCATCCTCATGGGCGCCAACATCCCCGCCGACGAGAGAGGACTCCGTGCGGTCACCGCTGCGCTCACGACCGACCCGGACCTGCCGCCCGTCATCGCCGTCGATCAGGAGGGCGGCGACGTGTCTCGGCTGACGTGGGATGCTTTTCCGTCCGCGATCGAGTTGAAGTCCGCCCCGCCTGCCGAAGCGCAGGACGCCTTCGCCGGCAGGGCGGGGCTGGTGCAGCGAGCCGGTATCGGGGTGAACTTCGGGATCGTCGCGGACGAGACCGCCGATCCCTCGTCGTTCATCTACCGGCGTGCGCTCGGGACGTCACCGACCGGCGCCGCCGAGCGGGTCGCCGCCGCGGTGGCGGGGGAGCACACGGCGGCGCTGTCGACGCTGAAGCACTTCCCCGGCCACGGCGCCGCCCCAGGCGACTCGCACGCGAGCATCCCGTCCACGGCGATGACCAAGGAGCAGTGGAGTGCCGCCGACGGGATTCCGTTCCAGTCGGGGATCGACGCCGGAGCGCCGCTGCTCATGTTCGGGCACCTCGCGTACACCGCGGTAGACGCGAAACCGGCGAGTCTCTCGCCCGAATGGCACCGCATCGCGCGCCAGGAGATGGGGTTCGAGGGCGTCGCGGTCACCGACGACCTCGGAATGCTCGAGGCATCCGGAGTGCCCGCCTACGCCGATCCGGTGGCGAACGCCGTCGAGGCGATCGTCGCGGGGAACGATCTGGTACTGGCGGTGATGTACACCACGGCCGACAGCGCCCCGCGCATCGTCGACGGGATCGCGGCCGCGGTCGAGTCCGGGGTGCTGCCCGAGGAGAGGCTTCGCGAGGCGGCGACGCGGGTGATGGCTCTGAGGCTCGGGCAGGCGGCCGCGGGCCGAGGGCTCGTCCCATGCGGCGACTGCGTACCCGTGGAGTGA